A genomic region of Campylobacter sp. MG1 contains the following coding sequences:
- the rpmE gene encoding 50S ribosomal protein L31, translating into MKKDIHPDYKKCTVTCACGNTFVTKSNKEELRVDICSSCHPFFTGSEKIVDAAGRVEKFKKKYSMQ; encoded by the coding sequence ATGAAAAAAGACATTCATCCAGATTATAAAAAATGCACTGTAACTTGTGCTTGTGGAAATACTTTTGTAACTAAATCAAATAAAGAAGAATTAAGAGTAGATATATGCTCAAGTTGTCATCCATTTTTCACAGGAAGTGAAAAAATCGTAGATGCTGCAGGTAGAGTTGAGAAGTTTAAGAAAAAATATTCAATGCAATAA
- a CDS encoding 16S rRNA (uracil(1498)-N(3))-methyltransferase translates to MFYYFNDLAGSEEIVLDSELVSHFKARREQIGNIVNISRLDGFLYKYEIIFIQRNKIILKMLEQCEFKANKSGVKIALAMIEIDSIFEIAPYLNELGLEELFLVYTDFSQKSYKFDDKKLAKLEKILHNSSSQCARADILKITILNNLAELKKLYNDFVLIDFNKNDLCEFNKDCLYVIGPEGGFSEKERNLFKTQGLKITNILKAKTAIISISSKILM, encoded by the coding sequence ATGTTTTATTATTTTAATGATTTAGCAGGTAGTGAAGAAATTGTTTTAGATAGTGAATTAGTATCTCATTTTAAAGCTAGACGAGAACAAATAGGAAATATAGTAAATATTAGCAGATTAGATGGGTTTTTGTATAAATATGAAATAATATTTATACAAAGAAATAAAATCATTTTAAAAATGCTAGAACAATGTGAATTTAAAGCAAATAAAAGTGGTGTAAAAATTGCACTTGCTATGATAGAAATTGATAGTATTTTTGAAATTGCACCTTATTTAAATGAATTAGGATTAGAAGAATTATTTTTAGTTTATACAGATTTTTCTCAAAAATCTTATAAATTTGATGATAAAAAACTAGCTAAACTTGAAAAGATTTTGCATAATTCAAGCTCACAATGTGCTAGGGCTGATATTTTAAAAATCACAATTTTAAATAATTTAGCCGAACTTAAAAAACTTTATAATGATTTTGTTTTAATTGATTTTAATAAAAATGATTTATGCGAGTTTAATAAAGATTGTTTATATGTAATTGGCCCTGAAGGTGGTTTTAGTGAAAAAGAAAGGAATTTATTTAAAACTCAAGGTCTAAAAATTACAAATATTTTAAAAGCAAAAACAGCCATTATAAGCATAAGTTCAAAAATTTTAATGTAG
- a CDS encoding 6-pyruvoyl trahydropterin synthase family protein produces the protein MRIGKLFEFENAHIVRFCSSKRCKTSIHGHSYKLELILYANTLDKAGMVYDFGLLKGNIKQIIDAFDHSTCVYKYDDLEYVNDIKKHSARWVELPCNISAENLSIVFFILISKILQNSKMHNDENVRVDKIRLNETRTGWAECEYDDAFYNDEPRINLNEITFSKAILEDFSDINLFEKIKNNEIFINPKEV, from the coding sequence ATGAGAATAGGTAAATTATTTGAGTTTGAAAATGCTCATATAGTTAGGTTTTGTAGTTCAAAAAGATGTAAAACTAGCATTCACGGACATTCTTATAAATTAGAATTAATTTTATATGCAAATACTCTTGATAAAGCGGGAATGGTTTATGATTTCGGGCTTTTAAAAGGAAATATTAAGCAAATAATAGATGCGTTTGACCATAGCACTTGTGTTTATAAATACGATGATTTAGAGTATGTAAATGATATTAAAAAGCATTCAGCTAGGTGGGTTGAGCTACCTTGTAATATCAGTGCAGAAAATCTTAGCATAGTGTTTTTTATATTAATTTCTAAGATTTTACAAAATTCAAAAATGCACAATGATGAGAATGTAAGAGTAGATAAAATCAGACTAAATGAGACTAGAACAGGCTGGGCTGAATGTGAATATGATGATGCTTTTTATAATGATGAGCCTAGAATTAATTTAAATGAAATAACTTTTTCTAAGGCAATTTTAGAAGATTTTAGTGATATAAATTTATTTGAAAAAATTAAAAATAATGAGATTTTTATAAATCCAAAGGAAGTTTAA
- a CDS encoding 7-carboxy-7-deazaguanine synthase QueE, whose product MKLVEEFLSIQGEGIFAGRLAYFIRFAGCNFSCYGFGVVKSKNNKTLIGCDTLRAVYTNEFSDEYKEFKLENIINKLNSFSYKPMIVITGGEPLIHQENPKFIELLEYLVKNEYLVQFETNASICLKEYDFYKNCYFAMGVKLANSKMPKEKRINYEAINSILKLSKQAFFKIVLDKADLEDNQELFELRNAYKDANFYLMPKGATNDELRANAKSVLEFAIKNGFNYTDRIHIRIYDDLEGV is encoded by the coding sequence ATGAAATTAGTTGAAGAATTTTTAAGTATTCAAGGTGAAGGAATATTTGCAGGAAGACTTGCTTATTTTATCCGTTTTGCGGGGTGCAATTTCTCTTGCTATGGATTTGGAGTTGTTAAGAGCAAAAATAATAAAACATTAATTGGTTGCGATACTTTAAGAGCTGTTTATACTAATGAATTTAGCGATGAGTATAAGGAATTTAAATTAGAAAATATAATCAATAAATTAAACTCATTTAGCTATAAACCTATGATAGTAATTACTGGTGGAGAGCCTTTAATTCATCAAGAAAATCCTAAATTTATAGAGCTTTTAGAGTATTTGGTAAAAAATGAATATTTAGTGCAATTTGAGACTAATGCTAGTATTTGTTTAAAAGAATATGATTTTTATAAAAATTGTTATTTTGCAATGGGAGTAAAACTTGCAAATAGCAAAATGCCAAAGGAAAAAAGAATAAATTATGAAGCAATTAATTCAATTTTAAAGCTATCAAAACAAGCGTTTTTTAAAATCGTTTTAGATAAAGCGGATTTAGAAGATAATCAAGAATTATTTGAATTAAGAAATGCTTATAAAGACGCTAATTTTTATCTAATGCCAAAGGGTGCTACTAATGATGAATTAAGAGCGAATGCTAAGAGCGTTTTAGAATTTGCTATTAAAAATGGCTTTAATTATACAGATAGGATACATATTAGAATTTATGATGATTTGGAGGGTGTATGA
- the moaA gene encoding GTP 3',8-cyclase MoaA gives MLIDSYGRRINYLRISLTQRCNFRCLYCMPKVPFNWVPKENLLSYEELFLFAKLCMDKGVDKIRLTGGEPLVRADLDKFIKMLIDYKSDLDLALTTNGFLLKEQAAKLKAAGLVRINVSLDTLVPQRAKLISQKDILKEVLEGIEEALKVGLKVKINCVPLKGINEDELIDLIMFCKDKNIQIRFIEFMENEHAYGQLCGLREAEILDKIKQRFSINALEKEPNSPASLYKIDELDYVFGVINPHKHDFCDSCNRLRLSAEGFLIPCLYFDEAMSIKKALRNKDINKALEILNTVLENKPEKNKWSEEDNKSSARSFSQTGG, from the coding sequence ATGTTAATTGATTCGTATGGAAGAAGGATAAATTATTTAAGAATTTCACTTACTCAAAGATGTAATTTCCGTTGTCTTTATTGTATGCCAAAAGTTCCTTTTAATTGGGTTCCTAAAGAAAATTTATTAAGCTATGAAGAATTATTTTTATTTGCAAAATTATGTATGGATAAGGGTGTAGATAAAATCCGTTTAACTGGTGGAGAACCACTTGTAAGAGCTGATTTGGATAAATTCATAAAAATGCTAATTGATTATAAGAGCGATTTGGATTTAGCACTTACAACTAATGGATTTTTATTAAAAGAACAAGCGGCAAAATTAAAAGCAGCAGGACTTGTAAGAATAAATGTATCTCTTGATACTTTAGTGCCACAAAGAGCAAAATTAATCTCTCAAAAAGATATTTTAAAAGAAGTTTTAGAAGGTATAGAAGAAGCCTTAAAAGTAGGGTTAAAAGTAAAGATTAATTGCGTTCCTTTAAAGGGTATTAATGAAGATGAATTAATTGATTTGATTATGTTTTGCAAAGATAAAAATATTCAAATAAGATTTATTGAATTTATGGAAAACGAACACGCTTACGGACAATTATGTGGATTAAGAGAAGCTGAAATATTAGATAAAATCAAGCAAAGATTTAGCATAAATGCACTTGAGAAAGAGCCAAATTCTCCTGCTAGTTTATATAAAATTGATGAGTTAGATTATGTGTTTGGTGTGATTAATCCACACAAGCACGATTTTTGTGATAGCTGCAATCGTTTAAGACTTAGTGCGGAAGGATTTTTGATACCTTGCCTTTATTTTGATGAAGCTATGAGTATTAAAAAGGCTTTAAGAAATAAAGATATTAATAAGGCTTTAGAGATTTTAAATACGGTTTTAGAAAACAAACCTGAGAAAAATAAATGGAGCGAAGAAGATAATAAAAGCTCTGCTAGGTCGTTTTCACAAACGGGTGGATGA
- a CDS encoding UbiA-like polyprenyltransferase encodes MNKIKNILELIVFKHSIFALPFLLISMIAAININGLDYGDIWLNFILAIFCAVCARNYAMALNRLLDADIDILNERTKNRPSVDGRVGRGNLVLFIIANAVIFVLLAYFINTTCFYLSFFALALLGSYSLFKRFSYLAHIILGLSLGFACVAGEIVLTNSISAYSIALCFAVCFWTAGFDCLYALQDLEFDKANNLFSIPSCFGKTATLFIAAIFHLIAFLFWFVFLVSVNAGFYGFLGLIIVGILLIIEHFIVRKNTEKIKRAFFDINAIVSIVFLIFYIIDTLNYKG; translated from the coding sequence ATGAATAAAATAAAAAATATTTTAGAGTTAATTGTATTTAAACATAGTATTTTTGCCTTGCCATTTTTGTTAATCTCTATGATAGCGGCTATTAATATAAATGGGTTAGATTATGGTGATATATGGCTTAATTTTATCTTAGCTATTTTTTGTGCTGTTTGTGCTAGAAATTACGCAATGGCACTTAATAGATTACTTGATGCTGATATTGATATTTTAAACGAAAGGACAAAAAATCGTCCTAGTGTAGATGGTAGAGTAGGGCGTGGGAATTTGGTTTTATTTATAATCGCAAATGCTGTAATTTTCGTGCTTTTAGCGTATTTTATAAATACTACTTGCTTTTATCTTAGCTTTTTTGCCTTAGCTTTACTTGGTTCTTATTCTTTATTTAAGAGATTTTCTTATTTAGCTCATATTATTTTAGGCTTATCTTTAGGATTTGCTTGTGTAGCAGGTGAAATTGTGCTTACAAATTCTATTAGTGCTTATTCTATTGCTTTATGTTTTGCGGTTTGTTTTTGGACTGCTGGGTTTGATTGTTTGTATGCTTTGCAAGATTTAGAATTTGATAAAGCAAATAATTTATTTTCCATACCATCTTGTTTTGGTAAAACGGCTACTTTATTTATAGCTGCGATTTTTCATTTGATTGCATTTTTGTTTTGGTTTGTTTTTTTAGTTAGTGTAAATGCTGGATTTTATGGATTTTTAGGATTGATAATCGTAGGAATTTTATTAATAATAGAGCATTTTATAGTGAGAAAAAATACAGAAAAAATCAAAAGAGCTTTTTTTGATATAAACGCTATTGTTAGCATAGTGTTTTTGATATTTTATATTATAGATACATTAAATTATAAAGGATAA
- the miaA gene encoding tRNA (adenosine(37)-N6)-dimethylallyltransferase MiaA gives MKKIALIGTTASGKTNLAHKLAKASNSIILSLDSLCLYKELNIINAKPDNQMLEEIKYFGINLISVNENYNVGLYFDEYKKALEFAKNNEKNLIITGGSGFYLKAMLDGLSPKINDINHNLSLDEIYNLMLKIDKNSNISANDTYRLNKWYSIYKSTNEIPSLWLKANTQEALIKELKIYDILWDKDILNERIRLRTKQMLSLNAYDEVINLYKIYGDTKALNSIGAKEIIDCFNQKISKDELEDLITIHTRQLAKRQRTFNKKFNAKIFNIKSEEDLQNAYESILIYLKS, from the coding sequence ATGAAAAAAATTGCTCTCATAGGAACAACTGCAAGTGGCAAAACAAACCTAGCTCATAAACTTGCTAAAGCTTCAAATTCTATAATTTTAAGCCTTGATAGTTTATGTCTTTATAAAGAATTAAATATTATAAATGCCAAGCCAGATAATCAAATGCTAGAAGAGATTAAATACTTTGGAATAAATCTAATTAGCGTAAATGAAAATTATAATGTAGGGCTTTATTTTGATGAATACAAAAAGGCTTTAGAATTTGCAAAAAATAATGAAAAAAATCTAATCATAACAGGTGGAAGTGGATTTTATCTAAAAGCAATGCTTGATGGATTAAGCCCTAAAATTAATGATATTAATCATAACTTAAGCCTTGATGAAATCTATAATCTAATGCTAAAAATTGATAAAAACTCAAACATATCAGCAAATGATACTTATAGGCTAAATAAATGGTATAGCATTTATAAAAGCACAAATGAAATTCCTAGCCTTTGGCTAAAAGCAAATACTCAAGAAGCACTTATTAAAGAGCTTAAAATATACGATATTTTATGGGATAAAGATATTTTAAACGAAAGAATTAGGCTAAGGACTAAACAAATGCTTAGCTTAAATGCTTATGATGAAGTTATAAATTTATATAAGATTTATGGTGATACAAAAGCATTAAACTCTATTGGAGCTAAAGAAATAATTGATTGTTTTAATCAAAAAATATCTAAAGATGAATTAGAAGATTTAATCACAATTCACACAAGACAACTAGCAAAAAGACAAAGAACTTTTAATAAAAAATTTAATGCAAAAATATTTAATATAAAAAGCGAAGAAGATTTGCAAAACGCATATGAAAGTATTCTAATCTATCTAAAATCTTAG
- a CDS encoding YceI family protein codes for MKKILCSVVLSSLLFTGLSASEFLLDKPHTSVEFKVKHMLVSNTKGNFKNFDANIDFDEENKVFKVFNASVDVASLDTNNSKRDEHVKSADFLNMEKNPQLTFVMENYEKKSDDEGVMHGTLTINGVSKKVAFDVDITGVATFDGKTKLGFELELDLLRTDYNVAKETSDKIVGDKIEVKVFAEANKK; via the coding sequence ATGAAAAAAATTTTATGTTCTGTAGTGTTAAGCTCATTACTTTTTACAGGCTTAAGTGCTAGCGAATTTTTATTAGATAAGCCACATACAAGTGTTGAATTTAAAGTAAAACATATGTTAGTAAGTAATACTAAAGGTAATTTTAAAAATTTTGATGCAAATATTGATTTTGATGAAGAAAATAAAGTATTTAAAGTATTTAATGCAAGTGTAGATGTAGCTAGTTTAGATACAAATAATTCTAAAAGAGATGAACATGTAAAAAGTGCTGATTTTTTAAATATGGAAAAAAATCCACAATTAACTTTCGTTATGGAAAATTATGAGAAAAAAAGTGATGATGAAGGCGTTATGCACGGAACTTTAACAATAAACGGTGTATCAAAAAAAGTTGCTTTTGATGTAGATATTACTGGTGTTGCTACATTTGATGGCAAAACAAAATTAGGTTTTGAATTAGAACTTGATTTATTAAGAACTGATTATAATGTAGCTAAAGAAACTAGCGATAAAATAGTTGGCGACAAAATAGAAGTTAAAGTTTTTGCTGAAGCTAACAAAAAATAA
- a CDS encoding GGDEF domain-containing protein, which translates to MISILKRSNILYSLNQIRQIVTGFIFFHIFMAIFMLLNDYPYLFLVNLTLACFNLISLIFVKKEKMGFCVHMIFLVGLIYTTSSLYYFGWGYGFTYFTLPIITYCYLSADEKWWVNYLVAFFGCIYNVVVMYLFSINDYSLGYKINIFNADVKFISNVLHGSIVGICFILMSNMLRVKRLEELESKEALINYLDKSANIDYLTGLKNRWYFIENIEDLDVKNNVNLAIVDIDYFKRVNDTYGHSAGDEVLKLCANLMLKKFREYTDFICRWGGEEFLIFSYKISQEKFIKICEEFRIEYEQNAILELNIKSSVSIGALYIGQNFASNILDEYITKVDECLYQAKNLGRNRIVKK; encoded by the coding sequence ATGATATCTATTTTAAAAAGAAGTAATATATTATATAGTTTAAATCAAATAAGACAGATAGTTACAGGTTTTATTTTCTTTCATATTTTTATGGCTATTTTTATGTTGCTTAATGATTACCCATATTTATTTTTAGTGAATTTAACTCTTGCATGTTTTAATTTAATATCTTTGATATTTGTTAAAAAAGAAAAAATGGGATTTTGTGTCCATATGATTTTCTTAGTAGGGTTAATTTATACAACTTCATCTTTGTATTATTTTGGATGGGGATATGGTTTTACATATTTTACACTTCCTATTATTACATATTGTTATTTATCAGCTGATGAGAAGTGGTGGGTAAATTATTTAGTTGCTTTTTTTGGATGTATTTATAATGTAGTTGTGATGTATTTATTTTCTATAAATGATTATTCTTTGGGATATAAAATTAATATATTTAATGCTGATGTTAAATTTATATCAAATGTTTTACATGGTAGCATTGTTGGTATTTGTTTTATTTTAATGTCAAATATGTTAAGAGTTAAAAGATTAGAAGAATTAGAAAGTAAAGAAGCATTAATAAATTATCTAGATAAAAGTGCAAATATAGATTATTTAACAGGTCTTAAAAATCGTTGGTATTTTATAGAAAATATTGAAGATTTGGATGTTAAAAATAATGTAAATTTAGCAATAGTGGATATTGATTATTTTAAAAGAGTTAATGATACTTATGGTCATAGTGCTGGTGATGAAGTTTTAAAACTTTGTGCTAATTTAATGCTTAAAAAATTTAGAGAATATACAGATTTTATTTGTCGCTGGGGTGGAGAAGAATTTTTAATTTTTTCATATAAAATTAGTCAAGAAAAATTTATTAAAATTTGTGAAGAATTTAGAATAGAATATGAGCAAAATGCTATATTAGAATTAAATATAAAATCAAGTGTTAGTATAGGTGCTTTATATATTGGGCAAAATTTTGCTAGTAATATTTTAGATGAATATATTACAAAAGTTGATGAGTGTTTATATCAAGCAAAAAATTTAGGTAGAAATAGAATTGTTAAAAAATAA
- a CDS encoding GGDEF domain-containing protein: MYELKQLNNIKSLVNVTMVLLVVTHFIYFLIFYFIDIETMAKFKFIEFIVNLIVAFFIILSKRFYNLGVYFTHFAILISCAGCTYIVGQGYGFLNVFIAILSLGYVHNFKTSKYPFIIGIIEIILLIVVFYLTKDIPNYDSKYMLLVYFVNIFAIAFIVIFYSIAVSDNKKNQSKILDEEKSKLQAKVDYDYLTKILNRKAMNEILSKYYDYFQKDKIRSMVLVLGDIDNFKNINDMYGHIYGDIVLKNTANIIKNKISDIKNSYVSRWGGEEFLIFLTGMNVEEVEKLINDIKNDFSNYIHSDGYNSKKATITFGICYALRVESIDYMLSQADTALYNGKKSGKNRVELILLGQI, encoded by the coding sequence ATGTATGAGTTAAAACAATTAAATAATATAAAATCATTAGTAAATGTTACTATGGTTTTATTAGTTGTTACTCATTTTATTTATTTTCTTATTTTTTATTTTATAGACATAGAAACTATGGCAAAATTTAAATTTATTGAATTTATTGTAAATTTAATTGTTGCTTTTTTTATAATATTATCTAAAAGATTTTATAACTTAGGTGTATATTTTACACATTTTGCAATTCTAATTTCTTGTGCAGGTTGTACTTATATAGTTGGCCAAGGATATGGTTTTTTAAATGTTTTTATAGCTATTTTATCATTAGGCTATGTGCATAATTTTAAAACTTCTAAATATCCATTTATTATAGGTATTATAGAAATAATTTTATTAATAGTAGTTTTTTATCTTACAAAAGATATACCAAATTATGATAGCAAGTATATGCTTTTAGTATATTTTGTAAATATTTTTGCAATTGCATTTATTGTAATTTTTTATTCTATTGCCGTAAGTGATAATAAAAAAAATCAATCAAAAATATTAGATGAAGAAAAATCAAAATTACAAGCTAAAGTAGATTATGATTATTTAACGAAAATTTTAAATCGCAAAGCAATGAATGAAATTTTATCTAAATATTATGATTATTTTCAAAAAGATAAAATAAGGTCTATGGTTTTAGTGTTGGGTGATATTGATAATTTTAAAAATATTAATGATATGTATGGGCATATATACGGTGATATAGTTTTAAAAAATACTGCTAATATAATTAAAAATAAAATTAGTGATATTAAAAATTCTTATGTATCAAGATGGGGTGGCGAAGAATTTTTAATATTTTTAACAGGTATGAATGTTGAAGAAGTTGAAAAATTAATCAATGATATAAAAAATGATTTTTCAAATTATATTCATAGCGATGGGTACAATTCTAAGAAGGCTACTATTACATTTGGTATATGTTATGCTCTAAGAGTTGAAAGTATAGATTATATGTTATCTCAAGCTGATACAGCACTTTATAATGGTAAAAAGTCAGGCAAAAATAGAGTTGAATTAATATTACTAGGACAAATATGA
- a CDS encoding GGDEF domain-containing protein — protein MGSFLENDDIEVAGRIGKFILLIFTFVYFLLAVLMLYNNHIFPACVNSSLALIYAYSYRQILTHQINSIIFSLHIVCILYAIFMVFYFGWSFGAQYFIIPCIAFCYVGKIQSRKLIYSIAILEMLIFELLYFFMEFKKYSLNNIFYINSMNFNVVFYITHSFIVCVIMIFVVYFLKVRKNRAIIIRENINELLRVSASTDPLTHLLNRWAFMERIKFINNHQPIHFALVDIDFFKKVNDTYGHNVGDEVLKTVAILINERFSKYTDMISRWGGEEFLIFAHSSNIDVFYNVCEEFRQELSNKKFAIEELNVSVSIGCMHIDGCFSYDNFDNYMKEVDKLLYLAKNSGRNRIERKVISCNV, from the coding sequence ATGGGAAGTTTCTTAGAAAACGATGATATAGAAGTAGCTGGTAGGATTGGTAAATTTATTTTATTAATTTTTACATTTGTATATTTTTTATTAGCTGTTTTAATGTTGTATAATAATCATATTTTTCCAGCCTGTGTTAATAGTTCGCTAGCTCTAATTTATGCTTATTCTTATAGACAAATATTGACACACCAGATAAATTCTATAATTTTTTCTTTACATATTGTATGTATTTTATATGCTATTTTTATGGTTTTTTATTTTGGGTGGAGTTTTGGGGCTCAATATTTTATAATACCTTGTATAGCATTTTGTTATGTTGGCAAAATACAAAGTAGAAAATTAATTTATTCTATAGCAATATTAGAGATGCTTATTTTTGAGTTATTATATTTTTTTATGGAATTTAAAAAATACTCATTAAATAATATATTTTATATTAATTCTATGAATTTTAATGTTGTTTTTTATATAACTCATTCTTTTATTGTGTGTGTTATTATGATTTTTGTTGTTTATTTTTTAAAGGTTAGAAAAAATAGAGCAATTATTATTAGAGAAAATATAAATGAGTTACTAAGAGTTAGTGCATCAACTGACCCATTAACCCATTTGCTTAATAGATGGGCTTTTATGGAAAGAATTAAATTTATTAATAATCATCAGCCAATACATTTTGCACTTGTTGATATAGATTTCTTTAAAAAAGTTAATGATACTTATGGTCATAATGTTGGTGATGAGGTTTTAAAAACAGTAGCTATATTGATAAATGAAAGGTTTTCAAAATATACTGATATGATTTCGCGTTGGGGCGGTGAAGAATTTTTAATATTTGCGCACTCTAGCAATATTGATGTTTTTTATAATGTTTGTGAAGAATTTAGGCAAGAATTATCAAATAAAAAGTTTGCTATAGAAGAATTAAATGTAAGCGTAAGTATAGGATGTATGCATATTGACGGTTGTTTTTCTTACGATAATTTTGATAATTATATGAAAGAAGTTGATAAATTATTATATTTGGCTAAGAACTCAGGACGAAATAGAATAGAAAGAAAAGTAATAAGTTGCAATGTATGA
- a CDS encoding GGDEF domain-containing protein codes for MEKIKKVDNFEIIIKFTIVIIFFVHLIYTFAFFITEIYFLIPPSIIQIILALILGYFVLFKNRCYTLTMLFAHFDILFSCCYSTYHLGWGYGFSMIIVLLLSLAYIQNFNNLFVPLAICIFETLMFFIMLWITKDKPNYPNPYMHYINIANFFFMVITVLIYIWLSDKENERILKRLDDKKEFLKYKSEYDYLTSLLNRRAMNDVLDENIKKLNDKKNSSLIFAIADLDNFKILNDTYGHHFGDIVLKNVSQSLINQYKNLKNVFISRWGGEEFVILFVNYDYNYAIELLEESRAIIEKLNNSDNLNESNITVSIGISYAQSETLKDLLITKADSALYNAKYLGKNRVKVVKLG; via the coding sequence ATGGAAAAAATCAAAAAAGTAGATAATTTTGAAATAATTATAAAATTTACCATTGTTATTATATTTTTTGTGCATTTGATATATACATTTGCTTTTTTTATAACTGAAATTTATTTTTTGATACCGCCTTCTATTATACAAATAATTTTGGCTTTAATATTAGGATATTTTGTTTTATTTAAAAATAGATGTTATACACTTACCATGCTTTTTGCACATTTTGATATATTGTTTTCTTGCTGTTATTCAACCTATCATTTAGGTTGGGGATATGGCTTTTCTATGATAATAGTTCTTTTATTATCGTTAGCATATATACAAAATTTTAATAATTTATTTGTTCCATTGGCAATTTGTATATTTGAAACTTTAATGTTTTTTATTATGTTATGGATTACTAAAGATAAACCTAACTATCCAAATCCTTATATGCACTATATAAATATAGCAAATTTCTTTTTTATGGTTATTACTGTTTTAATTTATATATGGCTAAGCGACAAAGAAAATGAAAGAATTTTAAAGAGATTAGATGATAAAAAAGAATTTTTAAAGTATAAATCAGAATATGACTACTTAACTTCATTATTAAATCGTAGGGCAATGAATGATGTATTAGATGAAAATATAAAAAAATTGAATGATAAGAAAAATAGTTCTTTAATTTTTGCAATTGCTGATTTAGATAATTTTAAAATTTTAAATGATACTTATGGACATCATTTTGGTGATATTGTTTTAAAAAATGTATCGCAATCACTAATTAATCAATATAAAAATTTAAAAAATGTATTTATATCTCGTTGGGGTGGTGAGGAATTTGTAATTTTATTTGTAAATTATGATTATAATTACGCTATTGAATTATTAGAAGAAAGTAGAGCAATTATTGAAAAGTTAAACAATTCCGATAATTTAAACGAATCAAATATAACTGTTTCTATAGGGATAAGTTACGCTCAGAGTGAAACTTTAAAGGATTTATTAATAACTAAAGCTGATTCAGCATTGTATAATGCTAAATATTTAGGTAAAAATAGGGTAAAAGTAGTAAAGTTAGGTTAA
- a CDS encoding molybdenum cofactor guanylyltransferase: MSFKNSVCLILGGGKSSRMGQDKANLRFNYKKREISLINYLYEKLQPLFNEIYFCAKTKPSDLKCKFLKDNYEYFHPINGLKTFKNIKIPNSNSVFVIAVDFVKINKSSIKRLFYKHKRYKSSVVAKSIKTHFLCGFYKMSDLKYLDELDENCKIKDFFIKSGAITLNFKNDNIFLNMNTKSDFEKFIKSYRY, encoded by the coding sequence ATGAGCTTTAAAAATAGCGTTTGCCTAATTTTAGGTGGTGGAAAATCAAGTAGAATGGGGCAAGATAAGGCTAATTTACGCTTTAATTATAAAAAGCGTGAAATTAGCCTGATTAATTATTTATATGAAAAATTGCAGCCTTTATTTAATGAAATATATTTTTGTGCTAAGACTAAGCCAAGTGATTTAAAATGTAAATTTTTAAAAGATAATTATGAATATTTTCATCCAATTAATGGTTTAAAGACTTTTAAAAATATTAAAATTCCTAATTCAAATTCTGTTTTTGTAATTGCAGTTGATTTTGTAAAAATTAATAAAAGCTCTATAAAAAGACTTTTTTATAAACATAAAAGATATAAAAGTTCAGTAGTGGCAAAAAGTATCAAAACTCATTTTTTATGTGGTTTTTATAAGATGAGCGATTTAAAATATTTAGATGAATTAGATGAAAATTGCAAAATCAAAGATTTTTTTATAAAGTCAGGTGCAATTACTTTAAACTTTAAAAATGATAATATTTTTTTAAATATGAATACAAAAAGTGATTTTGAAAAGTTTATTAAAAGTTATAGATATTAA